A single region of the Arthrobacter sp. zg-Y20 genome encodes:
- a CDS encoding YciI family protein, with the protein MPKYLISFPSSAMVVPTGDLSAVSDAAHAVVREAKDAGVWVFGGGIDESVPPVMVDGAGTVIEGTYPQTRQIEGGYAVLEVPSREAALDWAAKIAQGCRCAQEVRLFMDDPES; encoded by the coding sequence ATGCCCAAGTACCTGATTTCATTTCCCAGCAGCGCCATGGTTGTTCCCACGGGGGACCTGTCGGCGGTGTCGGATGCCGCCCATGCGGTGGTCCGGGAGGCCAAAGACGCCGGAGTGTGGGTGTTCGGCGGCGGTATTGATGAAAGTGTTCCCCCGGTGATGGTCGACGGCGCCGGGACCGTCATCGAGGGCACCTATCCGCAGACGCGGCAGATCGAAGGCGGCTACGCCGTGCTGGAGGTGCCCTCGCGCGAGGCAGCGCTGGACTGGGCGGCGAAGATTGCGCAGGGATGCCGGTGCGCGCAGGAGGTACGCCTGTTCATGGATGATCCCGAAAGCTGA
- a CDS encoding sugar ABC transporter permease, with protein MSTTATRTTRETPPPPRAGKRVGHRARAQRREAVALVIPALLPIIIFSVIPLVSGVALGFTDTTLKRNAEINFIGFGNFIELFVDHRFWGSFGIGIVWAGAVALLTLVSAMGLALLLNSDLRLKGLTRVLALIPWAMPPVVTAIVWRMIYNPNSGPLNGALQAVGIPGANWLGDFSTALPAVIVVGVWAGIPQTTVLLLAGMQSISTEQQEAAAVDGAGVFRRFWHVTLPALRPIVLAVTALDFIWQFNSFGLIYVLTEGGPGGRTMIPPLFTYLEAFRNREIGYASAMGDVLVIAILLILSLYLINQFRQAKGARP; from the coding sequence ATGAGCACCACCGCCACCAGGACCACCCGCGAAACACCGCCGCCGCCACGGGCCGGGAAGCGGGTTGGCCACCGTGCCCGCGCCCAGCGGCGCGAAGCGGTGGCCCTGGTGATTCCCGCCCTGCTTCCAATCATCATCTTCTCCGTCATCCCGCTCGTTAGCGGCGTGGCCCTCGGCTTCACCGACACCACCCTGAAGCGCAACGCAGAGATCAACTTCATCGGGTTCGGGAACTTCATTGAATTGTTCGTCGACCACCGTTTCTGGGGATCGTTCGGCATCGGCATAGTCTGGGCCGGCGCCGTCGCGCTGCTCACCCTGGTCTCCGCCATGGGCCTGGCACTGCTGCTCAACAGCGACCTGCGGCTGAAGGGCCTGACCAGGGTGCTGGCCCTGATCCCCTGGGCCATGCCGCCGGTGGTCACCGCCATTGTGTGGCGGATGATCTACAACCCCAACTCCGGTCCCCTGAACGGCGCCCTCCAAGCGGTGGGTATTCCCGGGGCCAACTGGCTGGGAGACTTCTCCACCGCACTGCCCGCTGTCATTGTGGTGGGCGTGTGGGCGGGCATCCCGCAGACAACTGTGCTGCTGCTGGCCGGCATGCAGTCCATTTCCACCGAACAGCAGGAAGCGGCGGCCGTAGACGGCGCCGGGGTGTTCCGCCGGTTCTGGCACGTCACCCTCCCGGCCCTGCGCCCCATTGTCCTGGCCGTCACCGCCCTGGACTTCATCTGGCAGTTCAACTCCTTCGGCCTGATCTACGTCCTCACCGAAGGCGGCCCCGGCGGCCGCACCATGATCCCGCCGCTGTTCACCTATCTGGAGGCGTTCCGGAACCGTGAAATCGGCTATGCCTCGGCGATGGGAGACGTGCTCGTGATCGCGATCCTGCTGATTCTCTCGCTCTACCTCATCAACCAGTTCCGCCAGGCGAAGGGAGCACGGCCATGA
- a CDS encoding carbohydrate ABC transporter permease has product MITRRPWYGTALMYAALAGFLVFLGFPLLWLLSASFKSSGELNSLAINLLPAEWDFSNYASALARQNLLPAAGNSLLVSLATMVITVLLSMPMAYALARLKGRLRAAGTVWILTSQVFPSILIIIPLFLVLRSINLNDTLFGLILVYVTFTLPFTLWMLQGYVAAIPADLEEAGEMDGASRFTILRRIVLPLLAPGLVATAMFTFVSAWNEFFLALVLLQSPELYTLPIALRSFLGAEGQTQLGPLAAGAILATIPSLIIFTILQKKLTGGMLAGAVKG; this is encoded by the coding sequence ATGATCACCCGGCGCCCCTGGTACGGAACGGCGCTGATGTACGCCGCGCTGGCGGGCTTCCTCGTTTTCCTCGGCTTCCCGCTGCTGTGGCTGCTCTCGGCGTCGTTCAAGTCATCGGGCGAACTGAACTCGCTGGCCATTAACCTGCTGCCGGCCGAATGGGATTTCAGCAACTACGCCTCCGCCCTGGCACGGCAGAACCTGCTGCCGGCGGCCGGGAACTCGCTGCTGGTATCCCTTGCCACCATGGTGATCACCGTGCTGCTCTCCATGCCGATGGCCTACGCCCTCGCCCGCCTCAAGGGCCGGCTGCGCGCGGCGGGCACGGTGTGGATCCTGACCAGCCAGGTCTTCCCGTCCATCCTCATCATCATCCCGCTGTTCCTGGTGCTGCGTTCCATCAACCTCAATGACACCCTGTTCGGCCTGATCCTCGTCTACGTCACCTTCACCCTGCCGTTCACACTGTGGATGCTGCAGGGCTACGTCGCCGCCATACCGGCGGATCTCGAGGAGGCCGGTGAAATGGACGGCGCGTCCCGCTTCACCATCCTGCGGAGGATCGTCCTCCCCCTGCTCGCACCGGGACTCGTGGCGACGGCGATGTTCACGTTCGTCTCGGCGTGGAATGAGTTCTTCCTCGCCCTGGTCCTGCTGCAAAGCCCGGAGCTCTACACCCTGCCCATCGCCCTGCGCTCCTTCCTGGGCGCCGAAGGGCAGACCCAGCTGGGGCCGCTGGCCGCCGGAGCAATCCTCGCGACCATCCCCTCGCTCATCATCTTCACCATCCTGCAGAAGAAACTGACCGGCGGAATGCTGGCCGGCGCGGTCAAGGGCTGA